One segment of Setaria viridis chromosome 4, Setaria_viridis_v4.0, whole genome shotgun sequence DNA contains the following:
- the LOC140220073 gene encoding L10-interacting MYB domain-containing protein-like, whose product MQLKNKWDKLKTKLSAWNRLMKRQTGTGWDRTKGVIDMDDEWWRKARKDIPGCGGFRTKPLQNVDDLTVIFGDIINDETDHWNPMTSNPIIPQNDNTPIEVDLDVGENLDGGGDDIHVYPIEEDNGGVAVNDIEEVSPSIGNAKRRSRVVIDKGKKAKTGTALVIQEKLSEIAEQAKAFTSRKVGEVTVEQVMDLVLDCGAGYGTDEHFIATELFLKKDQRDMFMTLPTKDIRFGWLTRKFNAKYGN is encoded by the exons ATGCAATTGAAAAACAAGTGGGACAAGTTGAAGACAAAATTATCAGCATGGAATAGATTAATGAAGAGGCAAACAGGAACAGGTTGGGATAGAACAAAGGGTGTGATTGACATGGACGATGagtggtggaggaaggcaagaaAG GATATCCCAGGATGCGGCGGGTTCAGGACAAAACCTCTGCAAAATGTGGATGATTTGACCGTTATATTTGGTGACATCATTAATGATGAAACAGATCATTGGAACCCTATGACTTCGAACCCTATCATACCCCAAAATGATAACACTCCTATTGAAGTAGACCTTGATGTTGGTGAGAACCTTGATGGTGGTGGGGATGATATTCATGTGTACCCAATAGAAGAAGATAATGGAGGTGTTGCTGTGAATGACATTGAGGAGGTATCTCCATCCATTGgcaatgcaaaaagaagatcgAGGGTTGTCATAGACAAAGGAAAGAAAGCAAAAACAGGAACCGCACTTGTGATTCAAGAAAAATTGAGTGAGATAGCTGAACAAGCCAAGGCTTTCACATCAAGAAAGGTTGGCGAAGTGACTGTTGAACAAGTaatggatcttgttttggatTGTGGAGCGGGGTATGGTACCGATGAGCATTTTATTGCTACTGAGTTGTTTCTGAAGAAAGATCAAAGGGACATGTTCATGACACTTCCAACTAAGGACATTAGATTCGGTTGGCTTACGAGGAAGTTCAACGCCAAATACGGGAACTGA
- the LOC117853802 gene encoding uncharacterized protein, with product MSLEQWCIHVILFHVKLQVSESESDSSEESAQFWSLVLGGAQVAQIYVDLYLDKNPPRISNLSGMGWLMETIRNAGECHRQLRMNEKILMDLHDLLVGRYGLKPSMHMNTLEMLAILLYTLGGNESNRRAQNRFNHSGETISRKFDEVLLCLIAMAKDFIRPKNPNFPTVHKRIRDDRHAYPHFKDCIGALDGTHICVALSPEEMVRYIGKTRMATQNVLAVCDFDMRFTYVSTGQPGAMHDTSVLYNAIRVDEEFFPHPPQGNIVFI from the coding sequence ATGTCACTTGAACAATGGTGtattcatgttattttgttTCATGTCAAATTGCAGGTGTCCGAGAGTGAGAGTGATAGTAGTGAGGAGAGTGCGCAGTTTTGGAGTTTAGTTCTTGGTGGTGCTCAAGTAGCTCAAATTTATGTCGATCTTTATCTAGATAAAAACCCACCAAGAATATCAAACCTTAGTGGCATGGGATGGTTGATGGAGACAATAAGGAATGCAGGAGAATGCCATAGACAACTTCGTATGAATGAGAAAATACTTATGGATCTTCATGATTTATTGGTGGGAAGGTATGGGCTAAAACCTTCGATGCATATGAACACGCTTGAGATGTTGGCCATCTTATTATACACTTTGGGTGGAAATGAGTCAAATAGGAGAGCTCAAAATAGATTCAACCACTCTGGTGAAACTATAAGTAGGAAATTTGATGAGGTCTTATTATGTTTGATTGCTATGGCAAAGGATTTCATTAGACCAAAAAATCCAAACTTCCCTACTGTCCATAAAAGGATAAGAGATGACAGACATGCATATCCACACTTTAAAGATTGCATAGGTGCTCTTGATGGTACTCATATTTGTGTCGCTCTGTCACCTGAGGAGATGGTAAGATATATTGGGAAAACTAGAATGGCAACACAAAATGTTCTAGCTGTTTGTGATTTCGACATGCGTTTCACTTATGTATCCACGGGTCAACCCGGAGCTATGCATGACACAAGTGTGCTGTACAATGCAATTAGAGTGGACGAAGAattcttcccacatcctccACAAGGTAACATCGTCTTTATATGA
- the LOC117853801 gene encoding pyrophosphate--fructose 6-phosphate 1-phosphotransferase subunit alpha, which produces MGSVAMDSDYGVPRELSSLQKARALYQPELPPCLQGTTVRVEYGDAAIAADVAGAHVISQAFPHTYGQPLAHFLGKTANVQDATIMTEHPVVRVGIVFSGRQSPGGHNVIWGLYDAIKAHNPNSKLIGFLGGTDGLFAQKTMDISDEALASYKNQGGYDMLGRTRDQIRTTEQVEATLAICQALKLDSLVIIGGVTSNTDAAQLAETFAELKCPTKVVGVPVTLNGDLKNQFVETTVGFDTICKVNSQLISNVCTDALSAEKYYYFIRFMGQKASHVALECALQSHPNMVILGEEVSLSKLTIFDITKQICDAVQARAEKDKYHGVVLIPEGLVETIPELYALLQEIHGLHNKGVSVENISSHLSPWASALFEFLPPFIRKQLLLHPESDESAQLSQIETEKLLAQLVENEMNKRLKEGTYKGKKFNAICHFFGYQARGALPSKFDCDYAYVLGHVCYHILAAGLNGYMATVTNLKSPVNKWKCGAAPITSMMTVKRWSRGPTASQIGKPAVHMASVDLKGKAYELLRQNSSSFLMEDIYRNPGPLQFEGPGAETKPISLCVEDRDYMGRIKQLQEYLEKVKSIVKPGCSQDVLKAAVSAMASVTEMLTIMSTPPFSSQATI; this is translated from the exons ATGGGCAGCGTGGCCATGGACTCCGACTACGGCGTGCCGCGCGAGCTGTCGTCGCTccagaaggcgcgcgcgctctACCAACCGGAGCTCCCGCCCTGCCTGCAG GGTACCACGGTCAGGGTGGAGTACGGTGATGCAGCGATTGCGGCCGATGTTGCCGGTGCACACGTCATCAGCCAGGCCTTCCCTCACACGTATGGCCAGCCACTGGCGCACTTCCTCGGAAAGACGGCCAATGTGCAGGATGCTACAATCATGACAGAGCATCCTGTCGTCAG GGTTGGCATTGTCTTCAGTGGGAGGCAATCGCCAGGAGGCCACAATGTTATATGGGGCCTCTATGATGCTATAAAGGCTCACAACCCAAACAGCAAGCTTATCGGTTTTCTCG GAGGAACTGATGGCTTATTTGCACAGAAAACTATGGATATCAGTGATGAAGCTCTTGCATCTTATAAAAATCAAGGTGGTTATGACATGCTTGGTCGGACAAGGGATCAGATCAGAACAACTGAGCAAGTAGAGGCAACACTGGCTATTTGCCAAGCATTGAAGTTGGATTCCCTTGTTATAATTGGAG GTGTCACGTCTAATACGGATGCTGCTCAGCTTGCTGAGACATTTGCTGAGTTGAAATGTCCAACAAAG GTTGTTGGTGTTCCTGTAACCTTGAACGGAGACCTCAAAAACCAGTTTGTAGAGACAACAGTTGGTTTTGATACCATATGCAAG GTGAACTCGCAGCTCATAAGCAATGTTTGCACTGATGCTCTTTCTGCTGAAAAG TATTACTATTTTATTCGGTTCATGGGACAGAAAGCGTCTCATGTGGCGTTGGAGTGTGCTCTTCAATCACATCCGAATATG GTTATCCTAGGAGAGGAGGTTTCTCTGTCAAAACTTACCATTTTTGATATTACAAAGCAGATATGTGACGCTGTGCAGGCAAGGGCTGAAAAAG ACAAATATCATGGGGTTGTACTGATTCCTGAGGGTCTTGTTGAGACTATTCCTGAGCTTTATGCTTTGCTTCAG GAAATTCATGGGCTACATAATAAAGGTGTTTCCGTTGAGAACATCTCTTCCCATCTTTCACCTTGGGCATCTGCACTCTTTGAATTTTTGCCTCCATTTATTAGAAAGCAG CTTCTTCTCCATCCTGAATCTGATGAATCTGCTCAACTTTCTCAG ATTGAGACTGAGAAGCTTCTAGCACAATTAGTTGAGAATGAAATGAACAAACGCCTT aaggaaggCACTTACAAAGGAAAGAAGTTCAATGCAATATGCCACTTTTTTGGCTACCAAGCAAGGGGTGCCCTGCCTTCCAAATTCGACTGTGATTATGCTTAT GTTCTTGGGCATGTGTGCTATCACATCCTAGCAGCTGGTTTGAATGGCTACATGGCCACTGTGACAAATCTAAAGAGTCCAGTGAACAAGTGGAAATGTGGTGCTGCTCCTATTACG TCTATGATGACTGTAAAACGGTGGTCTCGTGGTCCTACTGCCAGTCAAATTGGCAAGCCTGCTGTCCACATGGCCAGTGTCGACTTGAAAGGAAAAGCATACGA GTTGTTGCGACAAAATTCTTCCAGTTTCTTGATGGAAGACATCTACCGAAACCCTGGGCCACTTCAGTTTGAAGGACCAGGTGCTGAGACAAAGCCTATTTCACTATGTGTTGAAGATCGAGACTACATGGGAAGAATCAAACAACTGCAGGAGTACTTGGAGAAG GTGAAAAGCATTGTGAAGCCCGGGTGTTCACAGGATGTCCTTAAAGCAGCGGTAAGCGCCATGGCTTCTGTGACGGAGATGCTTACCATAATGTCTACCCCACCTTTCAGTAGCCAGGCAACCATCTGA